A genome region from Manis pentadactyla isolate mManPen7 chromosome 5, mManPen7.hap1, whole genome shotgun sequence includes the following:
- the KCNQ2 gene encoding potassium voltage-gated channel subfamily KQT member 2 isoform X13, whose translation MVQKSRNGGVYPGPGGEKKLKVGFVGLDPGAPDSTRDGALLIAGSEAPKRGSILSKPRAGGAGAGKPPKRNAFYRKLQNFLYNVLERPRGWAFVYHAYVFLLVFSCLVLSVFSTIKEYEKSSEGALYILEIVTIVVFGVEYFVRIWAAGCCCRYRGWRGRLKFARKPFCVIDIMVLIASIAVLAAGSQGNVFATSALRSLRFLQILRMIRMDRRGGTWKLLGSVVYAHSKELVTAWYIGFLCLILASFLVYLAEKGENDHFDTYADALWWGLITLTTIGYGDKYPQTWNGRLLAATFTLIGVSFFALPAGILGSGFALKVQEQHRQKHFEKRRNPAAGLIQSAWRFYATNLSRTDLHSTWQYYERTVTAPMYSLRLLFLTFIPPCLVVL comes from the exons ATGGTGCAGAAGTCACGCAACGGCGGCGTGTACCCCGGCCCTGGCGGGGAGAAGAAGCTCAAGGTGGGCTTCGTGGGGCTGGACCCTGGCGCGCCCGACTCCACCCGCGACGGCGCGCTGCTCATCGCCGGCTCCGAGGCCCCGAAGCGCGGCAGCATCCTGAGCAAGCCGCGCGCGGGCGGCGCGGGCGCCGGGAAGCCCCCCAAGCGCAACGCCTTCTACCGCAAGCTGCAGAATTTCCTGTACAACGTGCTGGAGAGGCCGCGCGGCTGGGCGTTCGTCTACCACGCCTACGT GTTCCTGCTGGTCTTCTCCTGCCTCGTGCTGTCCGTGTTCTCCACCATCAAAGAGTATGAGAAGAGCTCTGAGGGCGCACTCTACATCCTG GAAATCGTGACCATCGTGGTGTTTGGTGTGGAGTACTTTGTGCGGATCTGGGCTGCAGGCTGCTGCTGCAGGTACCGCGGCTGGAGGGGGCGGCTCAAGTTCGCCCGGAAGCCCTTCTGCGTGATCG ACATCATGGTGCTCATCGCGTCCATCGCCGTGCTGGCTGCTGGCTCCCAGGGCAACGTCTTCGCCACGTCGGCGCTCCGGAGCCTGCGGTTCCTGCAGATCCTGAGGATGATCCGCATGGACCGGCGTGGCGGCACCTGGAAGCTCCTGGGCTCCGTGGTGTACGCGCACAGCAAG GAGCTGGTCACCGCCTGGTACATCGGCTTCCTCTGCCTCATTCTGGCCTCATTCCTGGTGTACCTGGCGGAGAAGGGCGAGAACGACCACTTCGACACGTACGCGGACGCACTCTGGTGGGGTCTG ATCACCCTGACGACCATCGGCTACGGGGACAAGTACCCCCAGACCTGGAATGGGAGGCTGCTGGCGGCAACCTTCACCCTCATCGGCGTCTCCTTCTTTGCTCTTCCTGCG GGTATTCTGGGGTCTGGCTTCGCCCTGAAAGTCCAGGAGCAGCACCGGCAGAAGCACTTTGAGAAGCGGCGGAACCCCGCGGCGGGCCTGATCCAG TCCGCCTGGAGATTCTATGCCACCAACCTGTCGCGCACAGACCTGCACTCGACGTGGCAGTACTACGAGCGCACGGTCACCGCGCCCATGTACAG CTTGCGGCTTTTATTTCTCACCTTCATCCCCCCTTGCTTAGTTGTGTTGTGA